GCTCGGCTGCGGGGCTCCCAGGGCGGGGCGTCGCAAGGACAGCGCGGGGCGGGCGATGGTGCTCTTGTGGTTAAAGGCCGCAGGGGCGCGGGGCCCCTGGTGATTCCCGTTGTTGCGCAGTGCATCCGGATTACAGAACTCTCCCCGCTTTTCCCTTCATTGTCAAGGTATTTGGCCCGGCGGCCAAGGGTTTCCGGCGCTGCGGCCAGGCCCGCTTGACACCCCCGGCCCCTTGGGGCATAAGTGGGAAAAAGTGGTAAAAAGTAGTAAAAAAGTGGTAAGACGGTGCAAAAGATCTTCAGCAAAAGCCTTTCCCGCAGCCTGGACCCCAAGGGCCGGCTTATGCTCCCGCCGGAGTACCGGGAGGGGCTTTGCGCCGCGAGTGAGAACGGGGCCTTCTGGCTTACCGCTTTTTATGGCCGCCTGGTGGCCTATCTTCCGGAAGACTGGGGGGCCGTCACCACGCAATTGTGCCGCATAGCCCTGCCTTCGCCCCGCCTGGCCCATTTTAAAACCAAGGTCATGGGCCTGGCGCAGGAGCTGATCCCGGACGCGCAGGGCAGGGTGCGCATACCCCAGGCGCTCATCCGCGAAGCCGACCTTAAAAAGGACGTCATGCTGGTGGGCATGTTCAACAAATTTGAAATTTGGGACCAGAGCCGATTCGACGCCCTGAGCATTGAGGATGTTTCCGCGGAGCTGGCCGCCAGCGGGCTGGACATCAGCCTGTAAACGCGGGCCGCGGCGCTTCCTGCGTCTCGCCGAACCAGGGCAAGGCCCGCGCTTTCGCCTACAGGATATGGTCATGCAGCAGCTTACGTCGTCAGAGCAAGGCCCGGCCCGGCATGTGCCGGTGCTGCCCGCCCAGGTGCTGGAGGCTTTGGCCCCGCGCCCCGGCGGGCGCTACCTGGACGGCACGCTGGGCCTGGGCGGCCACGCCGCCGCCGTGCTTGCGGCGGCCCCCGGCGCGGAGCTCTGCGGTCTGGACCGGGATGCGGAAGCCCTGGAGCTGGCCCGGGAGCGGCTTGCGCCCTTTGGCAGCCGGGCGCACTTTTTTCACTGCCGCTACAGCGAATTTGCCCAGGCCCTGGACGAACTGGGCTGGGACCGGGTGGACGGCGCGCTGCTGGACATCGGGGTCTCGTCCCTGCAACTGGACGA
The genomic region above belongs to Desulfovibrio legallii and contains:
- a CDS encoding division/cell wall cluster transcriptional repressor MraZ — its product is MQKIFSKSLSRSLDPKGRLMLPPEYREGLCAASENGAFWLTAFYGRLVAYLPEDWGAVTTQLCRIALPSPRLAHFKTKVMGLAQELIPDAQGRVRIPQALIREADLKKDVMLVGMFNKFEIWDQSRFDALSIEDVSAELAASGLDISL